From a single Mus caroli chromosome X, CAROLI_EIJ_v1.1, whole genome shotgun sequence genomic region:
- the LOC110286694 gene encoding ubiquitin-conjugating enzyme E2 D2-like, whose protein sequence is MVQPTLGAMALKRIQKELVAFSKDPPAHCSAGPVAENMFHWQATIMGPEDSPYQGGVFFLSIHFPNNYPFKPPKVSFITRIYHPNISKNGSICLDILNSMWSPALTISKLLLSICSLLCDPNPDDPLVPEIAKVYRKDLREYNRMAREWTKRYAM, encoded by the coding sequence ATGGTTCAACCTACTTTGGGGGCTATGGCTCTTAAGCGAATCCAGAAGGAGTTAGTTGCCTTCTCTAAAGATCCCCCAGCTCACTGTTCTGCAGGGCCAGTGGCAGAAAATATGTTTCATTGGCAAGCAACCATAATGGGGCCTGAAGACAGCCCCTACCAGGGAGGGGTTTTTTTCCTGTCCATCCATTTTCCGAACAATTACCCCTTCAAGCCCCCCAAAGTTTCGTTCATAACCCGAATTTACCATCCAAACATTAGCAAAAATGGAAGTATCTGTCTAGATATCTTGAATTCTATGTGGTCACCTGCACTTACCATTTCCAAACTTCTTCTCTCTATCTGTTCTCTATTATGTGATCCAAACCCAGATGACCCTCTGGTTCCTGAAATTGCGAAGGTCTACCGCAAGGATTTAAGAGAGTATAATAGAATGGCTCGAGAGTGGACCAAGAGATATGCAATGTAA